The following proteins are co-located in the Streptomyces sp. NBC_01198 genome:
- a CDS encoding MarR family winged helix-turn-helix transcriptional regulator: MPSDPPRQPGRDLALVLSRAERLMVARLSVLLAAEDCSVEQWRVLSAVADGCGRSMTEIADHALMPAPSLTKLVDRMVADNLVYRRADPGDRRRVLLHLAARGRILHQRAAHRVAEDHARVLAALGDRGDLAAALALLAEIVGDGPRAHLPG; the protein is encoded by the coding sequence ATGCCATCGGATCCGCCACGGCAGCCCGGACGGGACCTCGCGCTCGTCCTCAGCCGCGCCGAACGCCTCATGGTGGCGCGGCTGTCGGTGCTGCTCGCGGCGGAGGACTGCTCGGTCGAGCAGTGGCGGGTGCTGAGCGCGGTGGCGGACGGCTGCGGCCGGTCCATGACGGAGATCGCCGACCACGCGCTGATGCCGGCGCCGAGCCTGACCAAGCTGGTGGACCGGATGGTCGCCGACAACCTCGTCTACCGCAGGGCCGACCCCGGTGACCGGCGACGGGTGCTGCTGCACCTGGCCGCCCGCGGCCGCATCCTGCACCAGCGCGCCGCCCACCGGGTGGCCGAGGACCACGCCCGGGTGCTCGCCGCGCTCGGCGACCGCGGCGATCTCGCCGCCGCGCTCGCGCTGCTCGCCGAGATCGTCGGCGACGGCCCGCGCGCCCACTTACCGGGCTGA
- a CDS encoding Ig-like domain-containing protein: MADGRIALEGIVQNFPRRRRRVPYRRIVALCSAALTALAGAAVADADTAAAAAGPTTAWHRGDFALDPAGVAGRSDIVLGAPNSDPTASMPLGNGSLGVAAWAAGGFTAQLNRSDTMPDRKSPGKLNIPGLSVISHAADFHGQLDLTDGVLRESGGGMSMKAWVATGKDELVVDVSGADPSVAQTATIDLWSPRKPTAAVSGTVGTLAETWVDGAPPIGTGKTFGSLAAITAGGRRVATTVTGPTQVTTSFTPHADGTFRVVVASPGWTGGNAARTAAKVIGHDATASARKLLSAQDRWWDAFWTHSGLIAMSSADGSAEYIENLRTLYLYEEAASMRKGIYPGSQAGEADMFSWNEDVQTWTPSAYWLWNLRTQIAANMSSGNYQLNTPVFDMYADDLPAIEAWTEQQMGGRPGACVPETMRFNGNGISPGAGENGSCSEPGSPNWNALDISSGPEIALYMWEQYQGTGDKAALKRYWPFIKSVTEFQLAYQTPGADGLLHADANAHETQWAVQDPTTDIALDQAVFPLIGEIAQVLGTDRGADRSLVSRVAAAQRQIPPYPRTDQATRSQLLNPGYTAAETAAADATGTDMLAISYQPAAERRNGENIELEPLWPWNTVSDQDKDLFPLEQRSFTHRPNKGGNDWSMDAIDAARLQNPAEVRSNLISLTEGHQVYPNGFADLGSSVGFQPYIEQESGVATAVGEALAQDYDGILRFAPAWPTEWEGAGSVYIQGKSKVDVQVQGGKLVTAAIEAGSSGTLRVKNPWPGQRTEVVDGKNGHVVVKAGTADLLDVPVRSGRTYLVQQADAPTTALPFAKVTSTPPTAARHLGGVQLGLDAAARSGSSTVGTVLGGTNRDYGLRQTEDAGSATTAAEVAGLTARTADGDLSFDIGDDVAATGAYDAEVTVSYYDSGTGSVAVQYDAGPKDRYHQAGSIQLTGTDTWKTAHVTASGGYFGGLQHNGADLRLHPAPGPLTVHSVGVTVTGAWVPDRHAFPPAPVITTPRTGATVKLTSAVSGTAIPDGTVTVREASGVLCTATADDSGAWSCAPDGGFTPGRQTATATATDPTGLVGDASAGVAFDASDLPPGTAVVGSVVGATDHAYGMAEDERPSGGFDGPTTASVIDGRSARTSTQGNIYFDVDDSIAHAGYYTAVFTVSYYDQGTGSFSVQYDNGSSDPYKSTAGIALTGSDTWKTATVTATDAYLGGQQHSAADFRLRNGGGQVTVHSVAVKISGDGVPDVTDFAPPVAITSPAAGDTVGTAPAVSGSAEPGAKVTVTSDDAPLCTAEVSDSGSWTCTGSGTLAAGPHTVKATAEDPTGTPARPASVAVTTV, from the coding sequence TTGGCTGATGGCCGCATCGCCCTGGAGGGCATCGTGCAGAACTTCCCCCGCCGTCGCCGGCGGGTTCCGTACAGACGGATCGTCGCGCTCTGTTCGGCGGCGCTCACCGCCCTCGCGGGCGCCGCCGTGGCCGACGCGGACACCGCCGCCGCTGCCGCGGGACCCACCACCGCCTGGCACCGCGGAGACTTCGCGCTCGACCCGGCGGGCGTCGCCGGCCGCTCCGACATCGTGCTCGGTGCACCGAACTCCGACCCCACCGCGTCCATGCCGCTCGGCAACGGCTCGCTGGGCGTGGCGGCGTGGGCCGCCGGCGGCTTCACCGCCCAGCTCAACCGGTCCGACACCATGCCGGACCGCAAGTCGCCCGGCAAGCTGAACATCCCCGGGCTGTCGGTCATCTCGCACGCCGCGGACTTCCACGGGCAGCTGGACCTCACCGACGGGGTGCTGCGCGAGTCCGGCGGCGGGATGTCGATGAAGGCCTGGGTCGCCACCGGCAAGGACGAGCTGGTCGTGGACGTCTCGGGCGCGGACCCGAGCGTCGCGCAGACGGCCACCATCGACCTGTGGTCGCCCCGCAAGCCCACCGCCGCCGTGTCCGGCACCGTCGGGACCCTCGCCGAGACGTGGGTGGACGGCGCCCCGCCGATCGGCACCGGGAAGACCTTCGGCTCGCTCGCCGCCATCACCGCGGGCGGCCGCCGGGTCGCCACCACCGTCACCGGCCCCACGCAGGTCACGACCAGTTTCACCCCGCACGCCGACGGCACCTTCCGGGTCGTCGTCGCCTCCCCCGGCTGGACCGGCGGCAACGCCGCCAGGACCGCGGCCAAGGTGATCGGACATGACGCGACCGCGTCCGCGCGGAAGCTGCTGTCCGCGCAGGACCGCTGGTGGGACGCATTCTGGACGCATTCAGGACTGATCGCGATGAGCTCGGCGGACGGCAGCGCCGAATACATCGAGAATCTGCGCACGCTGTACCTCTACGAGGAGGCGGCGTCGATGAGGAAGGGCATCTACCCTGGCAGCCAGGCCGGCGAGGCCGACATGTTCTCCTGGAACGAGGACGTCCAGACCTGGACGCCCTCGGCGTACTGGCTGTGGAACCTGCGCACCCAGATCGCGGCGAACATGAGCTCGGGCAACTACCAGCTCAACACACCGGTCTTCGACATGTACGCCGACGACCTGCCCGCCATCGAGGCGTGGACCGAGCAGCAGATGGGCGGCCGTCCCGGCGCGTGCGTGCCGGAGACCATGCGCTTCAACGGCAACGGCATCTCCCCCGGCGCCGGCGAGAACGGCTCGTGCAGCGAGCCCGGCAGCCCCAACTGGAACGCGCTGGACATCTCCTCGGGACCGGAGATCGCCCTCTACATGTGGGAGCAGTACCAGGGCACCGGCGACAAGGCGGCGCTGAAGCGGTACTGGCCGTTCATCAAGTCGGTCACCGAGTTCCAGCTCGCCTACCAGACCCCCGGCGCCGACGGGCTGCTGCACGCCGACGCCAACGCCCACGAGACGCAGTGGGCGGTGCAGGACCCGACCACCGACATCGCGCTCGACCAGGCGGTCTTCCCCCTGATCGGCGAGATCGCGCAGGTGCTCGGCACCGACCGCGGCGCCGACCGGTCGCTGGTGTCCCGGGTCGCCGCCGCCCAGCGGCAGATCCCGCCCTACCCGCGGACCGACCAGGCCACCCGCAGCCAGCTGCTCAACCCCGGTTACACCGCGGCCGAGACCGCCGCGGCGGACGCCACCGGCACCGACATGCTGGCGATCTCCTACCAGCCGGCGGCCGAGCGCAGGAACGGCGAGAACATCGAACTGGAGCCGCTGTGGCCCTGGAACACCGTCAGTGACCAGGACAAGGACCTTTTCCCGCTGGAGCAGCGCAGCTTCACCCACCGGCCCAACAAGGGCGGCAACGACTGGTCGATGGACGCCATCGACGCGGCCAGGCTGCAGAACCCCGCCGAGGTGCGCAGCAACCTGATCTCGCTCACCGAGGGACACCAGGTCTACCCCAACGGCTTTGCGGACCTGGGCAGTTCGGTCGGCTTCCAGCCCTACATCGAGCAGGAGTCCGGCGTCGCCACCGCGGTCGGCGAGGCGCTGGCGCAGGACTACGACGGCATCCTGCGCTTCGCACCTGCCTGGCCCACCGAGTGGGAGGGCGCCGGCAGCGTCTACATCCAGGGCAAGAGCAAGGTCGACGTGCAGGTGCAGGGCGGCAAGCTGGTCACCGCCGCGATCGAGGCGGGCAGTTCGGGCACCCTGCGGGTGAAGAACCCGTGGCCCGGGCAGCGCACCGAGGTCGTGGACGGCAAGAACGGCCACGTGGTGGTGAAGGCCGGCACCGCGGACCTCCTCGACGTCCCCGTCAGGTCCGGCAGGACCTATCTGGTGCAGCAGGCGGACGCCCCCACCACCGCCCTGCCGTTCGCGAAGGTCACCAGCACCCCGCCGACCGCGGCCCGGCACCTGGGCGGCGTGCAGCTCGGCCTCGACGCGGCGGCGCGGTCCGGCAGTTCGACGGTCGGCACCGTGCTCGGCGGCACCAACCGGGACTACGGCCTGCGCCAGACCGAGGACGCCGGTTCCGCCACCACCGCCGCCGAGGTGGCGGGGCTCACCGCCAGGACAGCGGACGGCGACCTGTCCTTCGACATCGGCGACGACGTGGCCGCGACCGGGGCCTACGACGCCGAGGTCACCGTGTCGTACTACGACTCCGGCACCGGCTCGGTGGCCGTGCAGTACGACGCGGGGCCCAAGGACCGCTACCACCAGGCCGGCAGCATCCAGCTGACCGGCACCGACACCTGGAAGACCGCCCACGTCACCGCCAGCGGCGGCTACTTCGGCGGGCTGCAGCACAACGGCGCGGACCTGCGGCTGCATCCGGCACCGGGCCCCCTGACCGTGCACAGCGTCGGCGTCACGGTCACCGGCGCCTGGGTGCCCGACCGGCACGCCTTCCCGCCCGCGCCGGTGATCACCACTCCGCGCACCGGCGCCACGGTCAAGCTGACCTCGGCGGTGTCCGGCACGGCGATCCCGGACGGCACGGTGACCGTACGCGAGGCGTCCGGGGTGCTGTGCACCGCCACCGCGGACGACAGCGGCGCCTGGAGCTGCGCTCCCGACGGCGGCTTCACACCGGGGCGGCAGACCGCCACCGCGACGGCCACCGACCCGACCGGCCTGGTCGGCGACGCCTCGGCGGGTGTCGCCTTCGACGCCTCGGACCTGCCGCCCGGCACCGCCGTGGTCGGCTCGGTCGTCGGAGCCACCGACCACGCGTACGGCATGGCCGAGGACGAGCGTCCCTCGGGCGGCTTCGACGGCCCCACGACCGCCTCGGTGATCGACGGCCGCTCGGCGCGTACCAGCACCCAGGGCAACATCTACTTCGACGTCGACGACTCGATCGCACACGCGGGCTACTACACGGCGGTCTTCACCGTCTCCTACTACGACCAGGGCACCGGCTCGTTCTCGGTGCAGTACGACAACGGATCGTCCGACCCGTACAAGTCGACCGCCGGGATCGCGCTCACCGGCAGCGACACCTGGAAGACCGCGACGGTGACCGCCACCGACGCCTACCTCGGCGGGCAGCAGCACTCGGCGGCCGACTTCCGGCTGCGCAACGGCGGCGGGCAGGTGACCGTGCACAGCGTGGCGGTGAAGATCAGCGGTGACGGCGTGCCCGATGTCACCGACTTCGCACCGCCGGTGGCGATCACCTCTCCGGCCGCGGGCGACACCGTCGGAACCGCCCCCGCCGTCTCGGGGTCCGCGGAACCCGGCGCGAAGGTCACGGTGACGTCCGACGACGCACCGCTGTGCACGGCCGAGGTCTCCGACAGCGGCAGCTGGACCTGCACCGGGTCCGGCACGCTCGCCGCCGGGCCGCACACGGTCAAGGCCACGGCCGAGGACCCGACCGGCACCCCGGCGCGGCCCGCGAGTGTGGCGGTGACCACGGTGTAA
- a CDS encoding purine-cytosine permease family protein, whose translation MTDTVDTPAPPGGATGTTTRRYNGWTKNTTLEDYSLRYAPKSFRRWTPYVVATTALGGIAYLADFAIGGSIAISHGFGSALIAILAAAVTIFLTGIPISYYSAKYSIDMDLLTRGAGFGYLGSTLTSIIYASFTFIFFALEGSIMAQALDLGLHIPLAVGYLICALIILPLVFYGMTALSTMQVWTQPVWLVLMVAPFVSIAIQDPHAFSRFTHFAGNSPTGSSVSLLGVGAGAGVALSLIAQIGEQVDYLRFMPDKTPANARRWWSAVLAAGPGWVVLGAAKQLGGAFLAFYIAGHIGLAKANEPIQQYVSGIHTFAAPVALGLATFFVILSQIKINTTNAYSGSLSWSNFFSRLTHRHPGRVVYIFLNVGIALALMEGGVFGFLNTVLGFYSNVAIAWIGAVVADLVINKPLGLSPSYIEFKRAHLYNFNPVGFGSMLVASAVSIAAYFHAFGAYGKAFSPFIALVVAMVLSPLLAVATKGRYYIARTDDLAEPLFQEDGLLSAATMTCTICAEDFERPDIAGCSFHSGVICSLCCSLDKDCHDSCKPAAGGASGPVDLGMPTASAG comes from the coding sequence GTGACGGACACGGTCGACACACCGGCGCCTCCCGGCGGCGCCACCGGTACGACGACCCGCCGGTACAACGGCTGGACGAAGAACACCACGCTGGAGGACTACTCGCTGCGTTACGCGCCCAAGTCCTTCCGCCGCTGGACCCCCTATGTGGTGGCCACCACCGCGCTCGGCGGCATCGCCTACCTCGCCGACTTCGCCATCGGCGGCTCCATCGCGATCTCGCACGGATTCGGCAGCGCACTGATCGCGATCCTGGCCGCCGCGGTCACCATCTTCCTCACCGGAATTCCCATCTCGTACTACTCGGCGAAATACTCCATCGACATGGACCTGTTGACCAGGGGCGCCGGATTCGGCTATCTCGGCTCCACCCTCACGTCCATCATCTATGCCAGCTTCACCTTCATCTTCTTCGCCCTCGAAGGCTCGATCATGGCCCAGGCGCTCGATCTGGGCCTGCACATCCCGCTGGCGGTGGGCTACCTGATCTGCGCGCTGATCATCCTGCCGCTGGTCTTCTACGGGATGACCGCGCTGTCCACGATGCAGGTGTGGACCCAGCCGGTGTGGCTGGTGCTGATGGTGGCGCCTTTCGTGTCGATCGCGATCCAGGACCCGCACGCCTTCTCGCGGTTCACGCACTTCGCGGGCAACTCCCCCACCGGTTCCTCGGTCAGCCTGCTCGGGGTGGGCGCCGGCGCGGGCGTCGCGCTGTCGCTGATCGCGCAGATCGGCGAGCAGGTGGACTACCTGCGCTTCATGCCGGACAAGACGCCGGCGAACGCCCGGCGCTGGTGGAGCGCGGTGCTCGCGGCCGGCCCCGGCTGGGTGGTGCTGGGCGCGGCCAAGCAGTTGGGCGGCGCCTTCCTGGCCTTCTACATCGCCGGGCACATCGGCCTGGCCAAGGCCAACGAGCCGATCCAGCAGTACGTCTCGGGTATCCACACCTTCGCCGCGCCGGTCGCGCTGGGCCTGGCGACCTTCTTCGTGATCCTCTCGCAGATCAAGATCAACACCACCAACGCCTACTCCGGCTCGCTGTCCTGGTCGAACTTCTTCTCCCGGCTGACCCACCGCCACCCCGGCCGGGTCGTCTACATCTTCCTCAACGTCGGCATCGCGCTGGCCCTGATGGAAGGCGGCGTCTTCGGCTTCCTCAACACCGTGCTCGGCTTCTACTCCAACGTGGCCATCGCCTGGATCGGCGCGGTCGTGGCGGACCTGGTGATCAACAAGCCGCTGGGCCTCAGCCCGTCCTACATCGAGTTCAAGCGCGCGCACCTGTACAACTTCAACCCGGTGGGCTTCGGTTCGATGCTGGTGGCCTCGGCGGTGTCCATCGCCGCGTACTTCCACGCCTTCGGCGCGTACGGCAAGGCGTTCTCGCCGTTCATCGCGCTGGTCGTGGCGATGGTGCTCTCGCCGCTGCTCGCGGTGGCCACCAAGGGCCGCTACTACATCGCGCGCACCGACGACCTGGCGGAGCCGCTGTTCCAGGAGGACGGCCTGCTGTCGGCGGCGACCATGACGTGCACGATCTGCGCCGAGGACTTCGAGCGGCCCGACATCGCCGGCTGCTCCTTCCACAGCGGTGTGATCTGCTCGCTGTGCTGCAGCCTGGACAAGGACTGCCACGACTCCTGCAAGCCCGCCGCGGGCGGGGCGTCCGGCCCGGTCGACCTCGGGATGCCGACGGCCTCGGCCGGGTGA
- a CDS encoding AMP-binding protein yields MRVIEFFDRGVSLDPEAVAFMRHDGTEAMTYAQAQEITHRVAAALHRDLGAAGEVQVAVLSPNDPLVMPCVLGIMRAGCRWVALNATSNTDELAAMLALVGARMLVYAPQAADVAGQLAERLPGLDHLVALRPAADGRPCLDQWMAPEGSRVELPPLEPEGVAAYFGTGGTTGRPKAVGLPHRALETMIHAFNAHLPERQPVNLVAAPLTHAAGAAAFPVLSLGGTTIIHDGVSPAAILRSVEEHRVTRLLLPPTAIYALLDHPDAGTRDTSSLRYFLYGAAPMSVARLEQAIKVFGPVMAQFYGQVEAPMMCAFFSPEEHAEALADPALRKRLASCGRPSLAANVAIMDDEGRLCGSGTHGEIVVRTSLRMTGYHDDPEQTAAVRRPGGWHATGDIGYVDGDGFVYLVDRKRDVIISGGFNVFPSEVEQVLWSHPAVGDCAVIGLPDDKWGERVTAVVELKAGAQAGAEEVIALCRERLGSVKAPKQVVFRRLPRSEAGKVLKKTLRDEYWAGHDRRI; encoded by the coding sequence ATGCGGGTGATCGAGTTCTTCGACCGGGGGGTGTCGCTCGACCCCGAGGCCGTCGCCTTCATGCGGCACGACGGCACCGAGGCGATGACGTACGCGCAGGCGCAGGAGATCACCCACCGGGTGGCCGCCGCCCTGCACCGCGACCTCGGCGCGGCGGGCGAGGTCCAGGTGGCGGTGCTCAGCCCCAACGACCCGCTGGTGATGCCGTGCGTGCTGGGCATCATGCGGGCCGGCTGCCGCTGGGTCGCGCTCAACGCGACCTCGAACACCGACGAGTTGGCGGCGATGCTCGCGCTGGTCGGCGCGCGCATGCTGGTCTACGCACCCCAGGCGGCCGATGTCGCGGGGCAGTTGGCGGAGCGCCTGCCGGGCCTTGACCACCTGGTGGCGCTGCGGCCCGCGGCGGACGGCCGGCCCTGCCTCGACCAGTGGATGGCGCCCGAGGGCAGCAGGGTCGAGCTGCCGCCGCTGGAACCCGAGGGCGTGGCAGCCTACTTCGGCACCGGCGGCACCACCGGGCGGCCCAAGGCGGTCGGACTGCCGCACCGCGCGCTGGAGACGATGATCCACGCCTTCAACGCGCATCTGCCGGAGCGGCAGCCGGTCAACCTGGTCGCCGCCCCGCTCACCCACGCGGCCGGCGCCGCTGCCTTCCCGGTGCTCAGCCTCGGCGGTACCACGATCATCCACGACGGGGTCTCGCCCGCCGCGATCCTGCGGTCCGTCGAGGAGCACCGGGTGACCCGCCTGCTGCTGCCGCCCACCGCGATCTATGCGCTGCTGGACCACCCCGACGCGGGGACCCGCGACACCTCGAGCCTGCGCTACTTCCTCTACGGTGCCGCGCCGATGTCGGTGGCCAGGCTGGAACAGGCGATCAAGGTCTTCGGCCCGGTGATGGCGCAGTTCTACGGCCAGGTGGAGGCGCCGATGATGTGCGCCTTCTTCTCCCCCGAGGAGCACGCCGAGGCGCTGGCCGACCCGGCGCTGCGCAAGCGGCTCGCCAGCTGCGGGCGGCCCTCCCTTGCCGCCAACGTCGCGATCATGGACGACGAGGGCAGGCTCTGCGGCAGCGGCACGCACGGCGAGATCGTGGTGCGCACCTCGCTGCGGATGACGGGCTACCACGACGACCCCGAGCAGACCGCCGCGGTGCGCCGCCCCGGGGGCTGGCACGCCACCGGTGACATCGGCTACGTCGACGGGGACGGATTCGTCTACCTGGTCGACCGCAAGCGCGATGTCATCATCTCCGGCGGCTTCAACGTCTTCCCCAGCGAGGTCGAGCAGGTGCTCTGGTCGCATCCGGCGGTCGGCGACTGCGCGGTGATCGGGCTGCCCGACGACAAGTGGGGCGAGCGGGTGACCGCGGTGGTGGAGCTCAAGGCCGGCGCGCAGGCCGGCGCCGAGGAGGTCATCGCGCTGTGCCGGGAACGGCTCGGCAGTGTCAAGGCGCCCAAGCAGGTCGTCTTCCGGCGCCTCCCGCGCTCCGAGGCGGGCAAGGTGCTCAAGAAGACCCTGCGCGACGAATACTGGGCCGGGCACGACCGGCGGATCTGA
- a CDS encoding substrate-binding domain-containing protein, with protein MLPEPQDAPARRPRGGPAARTDPPLTVALVVPLHGPGGILGPSCELAAQLAAEELNAADGVAGRPVRLFPVDGAGPPQQVAAEVEALVRLGAVDAVVGWHISAVRRALAPRIAHLVPYVYTAQYEGGERTPGVFLTGETDRRQLRPAMRLLAEATGVRRWFTVGNDYVWPRVTAAAARRHARACGGRTVGEELLPLGSADFGPVLRRIERTEADAVLMLLVGADAVRFNRAFAAYGLPARCQRLSTHMDENMLLASGADGTAGLWAAAGYFETLATAESLDFNRRFARRFGVDAPVVGSLGESCFEGLRLLGALAERAGSADVRAMHAVRDSVGYEGPRGALRLRGSHLDQRVYLARADTFDFAVVAQL; from the coding sequence ATGCTGCCGGAACCGCAGGACGCCCCCGCGCGGCGGCCCCGTGGCGGGCCCGCCGCGCGTACCGATCCACCACTGACCGTGGCCCTGGTCGTCCCGCTGCACGGCCCCGGCGGCATCCTCGGCCCGTCCTGCGAACTGGCCGCGCAGCTCGCCGCGGAGGAGCTGAACGCGGCCGACGGGGTGGCGGGGCGGCCGGTCCGGCTCTTCCCGGTGGACGGCGCCGGGCCGCCGCAGCAGGTGGCCGCGGAGGTCGAGGCGCTGGTCCGGCTCGGCGCAGTGGACGCGGTGGTGGGCTGGCACATCTCGGCGGTGCGCCGGGCGCTGGCACCCCGGATCGCGCACCTGGTGCCGTATGTCTACACCGCGCAGTACGAGGGTGGCGAGCGCACGCCGGGGGTGTTCCTCACCGGGGAGACCGACCGGCGCCAACTGCGGCCCGCGATGCGGCTGCTGGCCGAGGCGACCGGTGTACGCCGCTGGTTCACGGTCGGCAACGACTACGTGTGGCCGCGGGTCACCGCGGCCGCCGCCCGCCGGCACGCCAGGGCCTGCGGCGGGCGGACGGTCGGCGAGGAGCTGCTGCCGCTGGGCAGCGCCGACTTCGGCCCCGTGCTGCGGCGGATCGAGCGGACCGAGGCGGACGCGGTGCTGATGCTGCTGGTCGGCGCGGACGCGGTCCGCTTCAACCGGGCCTTCGCCGCGTACGGGCTGCCGGCCCGCTGCCAGCGGCTGAGCACGCACATGGACGAGAACATGCTGCTGGCCAGCGGCGCCGACGGCACCGCGGGACTGTGGGCGGCTGCAGGCTACTTCGAGACGCTGGCCACCGCGGAGAGCCTGGACTTCAACCGCCGCTTCGCCCGACGCTTCGGGGTGGACGCGCCCGTGGTGGGCAGCCTCGGCGAGTCCTGCTTCGAGGGTCTGCGGCTGCTCGGGGCGCTGGCCGAGCGGGCCGGGTCCGCCGACGTGCGCGCCATGCACGCGGTACGCGACTCGGTCGGCTACGAGGGCCCGCGCGGCGCGCTGCGGCTGCGCGGCAGCCATCTCGACCAGCGGGTGTACCTGGCCAGGGCCGACACCTTCGACTTCGCGGTCGTCGCGCAACTGTGA
- a CDS encoding GntR family transcriptional regulator — MAGSAKTTVRSDGSEQSVYNELRRLILMGELEPGAEISQLELADRLRVSRTPLREALRQLVSEGLVVSSGPHRSVRISTLSMSDLDDLYSMRVLGEGLAIWLTVPILRGEDFERLEHDLELTTSRADADAHGRFHAGLRIGAGARLNDELRRQFDHAERYQRAFLRLLDPEVFAVKVAEHRAILDACAARDAERARDLMVDHLAGTAMSLMTSQRHAPFALPAAVVMAKAGRSAGRG, encoded by the coding sequence GTGGCGGGATCCGCGAAGACGACCGTCCGGTCGGACGGCAGCGAGCAGAGCGTCTACAACGAGCTGCGCCGCCTGATCCTGATGGGCGAACTGGAACCCGGGGCCGAGATCAGCCAGTTGGAGCTGGCCGACCGGCTCAGGGTCTCCCGTACCCCCCTGCGTGAGGCGCTGCGGCAGCTGGTCAGCGAGGGTCTGGTCGTCAGCAGCGGGCCGCACCGCTCGGTCCGGATCAGCACCCTGAGCATGAGCGACCTCGACGACCTGTACTCGATGCGGGTGCTGGGGGAGGGCCTGGCGATCTGGCTGACCGTGCCGATACTGCGCGGCGAGGACTTCGAACGGCTGGAGCACGACCTCGAACTGACCACCTCGCGGGCCGACGCGGACGCCCACGGCCGCTTCCACGCGGGCCTGCGGATCGGTGCGGGCGCCCGGCTGAACGACGAGCTGCGCCGGCAGTTCGACCACGCCGAGCGCTACCAGCGGGCCTTCCTGCGGCTGCTCGACCCCGAGGTCTTCGCCGTGAAGGTCGCCGAGCACCGCGCCATCCTGGACGCCTGCGCGGCCCGGGACGCCGAGCGGGCCAGGGACCTGATGGTCGACCACCTGGCGGGCACCGCGATGAGCCTGATGACCTCGCAGCGCCACGCGCCCTTCGCCCTGCCCGCCGCGGTGGTCATGGCCAAGGCGGGGCGCTCGGCCGGCCGCGGTTAG
- a CDS encoding aldo/keto reductase: MDYLKLGTTGLDVSRICLGCMSYGVADRGTHSWTLDEEASRPFIRQAVEAGINFFDTANVYSDGTSEEIVGRALADFARRDEIVLATKVHGRMRPGANGGGLSRKAIMTEIDHSLRRLGTDYVDLYQIHRWDRVTPIEETMEALHDVVKAGKARYIGASSMYAWQFSKAQYVAERHGWTRFVSMQDHYNLLYREEEREMLPLCADQGVGVIPWSPLARGRLTRAWDTSSARSETDEFGKNLYQDTDRHIVDAVAGIADERGVTRAQVALAWLLRQPGVTAPIVGATKPHHLDDAIASVDLRLSDEECKRLEEPYTPRDIAGFV, translated from the coding sequence ATGGACTATCTCAAGCTCGGCACGACCGGCCTCGACGTCTCCCGTATCTGTCTGGGCTGCATGAGCTACGGCGTGGCCGACCGCGGCACCCACAGCTGGACCCTGGACGAGGAGGCGAGCCGGCCCTTCATACGTCAGGCCGTCGAGGCCGGGATCAACTTCTTCGACACCGCGAACGTCTACTCCGACGGCACCAGCGAGGAGATCGTCGGCCGCGCGCTGGCCGACTTCGCCCGCCGTGACGAGATCGTGCTGGCCACCAAGGTGCACGGCCGGATGCGGCCGGGTGCCAACGGCGGCGGCCTGTCCCGCAAGGCGATCATGACCGAGATCGACCACAGCCTGCGCCGGCTCGGCACCGACTACGTCGACCTCTACCAGATACACCGCTGGGACCGGGTGACTCCGATAGAGGAGACCATGGAGGCCCTGCACGACGTGGTGAAGGCCGGCAAGGCCCGCTACATCGGGGCGAGTTCGATGTACGCCTGGCAGTTCTCCAAGGCGCAGTACGTCGCCGAGCGGCACGGCTGGACCCGGTTCGTCAGCATGCAGGACCACTACAACCTGCTCTACCGCGAGGAGGAGCGGGAGATGCTGCCGCTGTGCGCCGACCAGGGCGTCGGGGTCATCCCGTGGAGCCCGCTGGCCAGGGGGCGGCTCACCCGCGCCTGGGACACCAGCAGCGCGCGCAGCGAGACCGACGAGTTCGGCAAGAACCTCTACCAGGACACCGACCGGCACATCGTGGACGCCGTGGCGGGGATCGCAGACGAGCGCGGGGTCACCCGCGCCCAGGTCGCGCTGGCCTGGCTGCTGCGGCAGCCCGGGGTGACCGCGCCGATCGTCGGCGCGACCAAGCCGCACCATCTGGACGACGCGATCGCCTCGGTCGACCTGCGGCTGAGCGACGAGGAGTGCAAGCGCCTTGAGGAGCCCTACACCCCGCGCGACATCGCCGGCTTCGTGTAG